Proteins found in one Cellulomonas palmilytica genomic segment:
- the pgsA gene encoding phosphatidylinositol phosphate synthase, translating to MLNRLRGAMTRLFTPVARALLRAGVSPDAVTITGTLVVVVTALWAFPTGHFLAGTLVIAVFALTDSLDGVMARQAGRSGPWGAFLDSTLDRFGDAAIFGGIVLWGFGVGDDELTATLALAALVLGSVVPYARARAEGLGMNGSGGIAERADRLLLVLVATGLVGFGLPVVVLTVVLGLLTVASAVTVVQRMTKVRRQARALEASGPDAAGAGA from the coding sequence GTGCTGAACCGACTCCGCGGGGCCATGACCCGCCTGTTCACACCCGTCGCGCGGGCGCTGCTGCGCGCGGGGGTGTCACCCGACGCCGTGACGATCACGGGCACGCTCGTCGTCGTCGTGACCGCTCTGTGGGCGTTCCCGACCGGGCACTTCCTGGCGGGCACGCTCGTCATCGCGGTGTTCGCGCTGACGGACTCGCTCGACGGCGTGATGGCACGGCAGGCCGGTCGGTCGGGCCCGTGGGGTGCGTTCCTCGACTCCACCCTCGACCGCTTCGGTGACGCGGCGATCTTCGGCGGGATCGTGCTGTGGGGGTTCGGGGTCGGTGACGACGAGCTCACCGCGACGCTCGCGCTCGCCGCGCTCGTGCTCGGGTCGGTCGTGCCCTACGCCCGCGCGCGCGCCGAGGGGCTGGGCATGAACGGCTCGGGCGGGATCGCCGAGCGGGCCGACCGCCTGCTCCTCGTGCTCGTCGCGACCGGCCTGGTCGGGTTCGGCCTGCCGGTCGTCGTGCTGACCGTCGTGCTCGGCCTGCTCACGGTCGCGTCCGCCGTGACCGTCGTGCAGCGCATGACGAAGGTGCGCCGCCAGGCGCGCGCCCTGGAGGCCAGCGGACCCGACGCCGCGGGGGCGGGCGCGTGA
- a CDS encoding HIT family protein, with amino-acid sequence MVDHRHDEREERGVEQVDPHELAGVPDGFQRLWTPHRMAYIGGENKPIDDAAGPGCPFCRIPTQDDEAGLVVARGELAYVVMNLYPYNPGHVLVCPYRHVPDYTDLTDAEVAEVGSLTRTAMRVLRTVMSPSGFNLGMNQGDVAGAGIAAHLHQHVVPRWDGDSNFLPVVGRSRALPELLADTRARLAAAWPRTSTTGR; translated from the coding sequence ATGGTCGACCACCGTCACGACGAGCGCGAGGAGCGAGGCGTGGAGCAGGTCGACCCGCACGAGCTGGCCGGCGTGCCCGACGGGTTCCAGCGGCTGTGGACCCCGCACCGCATGGCGTACATCGGCGGGGAGAACAAGCCGATCGACGACGCCGCAGGTCCGGGCTGCCCGTTCTGCCGCATTCCCACGCAGGACGACGAGGCCGGGCTCGTCGTCGCTCGCGGGGAGCTCGCGTACGTCGTCATGAACCTCTACCCGTACAACCCGGGCCACGTGCTCGTGTGCCCGTACCGCCACGTGCCCGACTACACGGACCTCACGGACGCGGAGGTCGCGGAGGTCGGGTCGCTGACACGGACCGCGATGCGCGTGCTGCGGACCGTGATGTCGCCGAGCGGCTTCAACCTGGGGATGAACCAGGGCGACGTCGCGGGAGCCGGCATCGCCGCGCACCTGCACCAGCACGTCGTGCCGCGGTGGGACGGGGACTCGAACTTCCTGCCCGTGGTCGGTCGCAGCCGGGCCCTGCCCGAGCTGCTCGCCGACACGCGGGCGCGTCTCGCGGCCGCGTGGCCGCGGACGTCCACGACCGGGAGATGA
- the thrS gene encoding threonine--tRNA ligase: protein MPEQIALTVDGTATTVQAGTTGTELFGDRKDVVVVRVDGELRDLHLPIPADAAVVEPVSVHEPDGLAVLRHSAAHVLAQAVQEVNPTAKLGIGPPITDGFYYDFDVDTPFTPEDLKAIEKVMGRIVKEGQTFRRWDVTEAQAREELAAEPYKLELIGLKGEAGDTDGASVEVGLGGLSIYQNVRGAGRESETVVWQDLCRGPHLPSTRLIGNGFQLTRSAAAYWRGSEKNPQLQRVYGTAWPSKDELKAYLERIAEAERRDHRKLGNELDLFSFPEEIGSGLAVFHPKGGIIRMEMEEYSRRRHVQAGYSFVNSPHITKEQLFQISGHLDWYADGMYPPMQLDEERDAAGNVKRQGQNYYLKPMNCPMHNLIFAARGRSYRELPLRLFEFGTVYRYEKSGVVHGMTRARGFTQDDAHIYCTREQMRDELTSLLTFVLDLLKDYGLDDFYLELSTRNPEKSVGSDEVWEEATETLREVAESSGLELVPDPGGAAFYGPKISVQAKDAIGRTWQMSTIQLDFNLPERFELEYTAPDGTRQRPVMIHRALFGSIERFFAVLTEHYAGAFPAWLAPVQVLAVPVAEPFEGYLEDVVAQLRAEGIRAELDRSDDRFGKKIRNASTQKIPFVLIAGGEDVEAGAVSFRFRDGRQENGVPVAQAVQRIVAAVREHAQV, encoded by the coding sequence GTGCCCGAGCAGATCGCCCTCACCGTCGACGGAACCGCGACCACGGTGCAGGCGGGCACGACGGGCACGGAGCTGTTCGGCGACCGCAAGGACGTCGTCGTCGTCCGCGTCGACGGCGAGCTGCGCGACCTGCACCTGCCGATCCCCGCGGACGCGGCCGTCGTCGAGCCCGTCTCGGTGCACGAGCCCGACGGGCTCGCGGTGCTGCGGCACAGTGCGGCCCACGTGCTCGCGCAGGCGGTGCAGGAGGTCAACCCGACCGCGAAGCTCGGCATCGGTCCGCCGATCACCGACGGCTTCTACTACGACTTCGACGTCGACACCCCGTTCACGCCCGAGGACCTCAAGGCGATCGAGAAGGTCATGGGCCGCATCGTCAAGGAGGGCCAGACCTTCCGGCGCTGGGACGTGACCGAGGCGCAGGCCCGTGAGGAGCTCGCGGCCGAGCCGTACAAGCTCGAGCTCATCGGGCTCAAGGGCGAGGCGGGCGACACCGACGGCGCGTCGGTCGAGGTCGGGCTCGGCGGGCTGTCGATCTACCAGAACGTGCGCGGCGCCGGCCGGGAGTCCGAGACGGTCGTCTGGCAGGACCTGTGCCGCGGCCCGCACCTGCCGTCCACCCGGCTCATCGGCAACGGGTTCCAGCTGACCCGCTCGGCCGCCGCCTACTGGCGCGGCAGTGAGAAGAACCCGCAGCTGCAGCGCGTGTACGGCACCGCGTGGCCCAGCAAGGACGAGCTCAAGGCGTACCTCGAGCGCATCGCCGAGGCCGAGCGCCGCGACCACCGCAAGCTCGGCAACGAGCTCGACCTGTTCTCGTTCCCCGAGGAGATCGGCTCGGGCCTGGCGGTGTTCCACCCCAAGGGCGGGATCATCCGCATGGAGATGGAGGAGTACTCCCGGCGCCGGCACGTGCAGGCCGGGTACTCGTTCGTGAACTCCCCGCACATCACCAAGGAGCAGCTCTTCCAGATCTCCGGGCACCTGGACTGGTACGCCGACGGCATGTACCCGCCCATGCAGCTCGACGAGGAGCGCGACGCCGCGGGCAACGTCAAGCGGCAGGGGCAGAACTACTACCTCAAGCCCATGAACTGCCCGATGCACAACCTGATCTTCGCGGCGCGCGGCCGTTCGTACCGCGAGCTGCCGCTGCGCCTGTTCGAGTTCGGGACCGTGTACCGGTACGAGAAGTCGGGTGTCGTGCACGGGATGACCCGCGCCCGCGGCTTCACGCAGGACGACGCGCACATCTACTGCACCCGCGAGCAGATGCGCGACGAGCTGACGAGCCTGCTGACGTTCGTCCTCGACCTGCTCAAGGACTACGGGCTCGACGACTTCTACCTCGAGCTGTCGACCCGCAACCCCGAGAAGTCGGTCGGGTCCGACGAGGTGTGGGAGGAGGCCACCGAGACGCTGCGCGAGGTCGCCGAGTCCTCGGGCCTCGAGCTCGTCCCGGACCCGGGTGGCGCCGCGTTCTACGGCCCGAAGATCTCCGTGCAGGCCAAGGACGCGATCGGCCGCACCTGGCAGATGTCGACCATCCAGCTCGACTTCAACCTGCCCGAGCGGTTCGAGCTCGAGTACACCGCGCCCGACGGCACGCGCCAGCGCCCGGTGATGATCCACCGCGCGCTGTTCGGCTCGATCGAGCGGTTCTTCGCGGTCCTCACCGAGCACTACGCCGGCGCGTTCCCCGCGTGGCTCGCGCCCGTGCAGGTGCTCGCGGTCCCGGTCGCGGAGCCGTTCGAGGGCTACCTGGAGGACGTCGTCGCGCAGCTGCGCGCCGAGGGCATCCGCGCCGAGCTCGACCGGTCCGACGACCGCTTCGGCAAGAAGATCCGCAACGCGAGCACGCAGAAGATCCCGTTCGTGCTCATCGCGGGCGGCGAGGACGTCGAGGCGGGTGCCGTGTCCTTCCGGTTCCGTGACGGTCGGCAGGAGAACGGCGTGCCGGTCGCGCAGGCCGTGCAGCGGATCGTCGCGGCGGTGCGCGAGCACGCCCAGGTCTGA
- a CDS encoding SsgA family sporulation/cell division regulator, whose translation MTHSSYDVVEVVAMQLIGSDASVIPVSAELSFRTSDPYTVRAVFTGPHTMSTWLIGRELLSMGMHAASDAPAGSGDVQVWRDEDPDYALVSLSGVEGSALLAAPSEPIVRFLARTEELVPLGAESDRMEAEISAFIAALLTA comes from the coding sequence ATGACGCATTCGTCGTATGACGTCGTCGAGGTCGTCGCCATGCAGCTGATCGGGAGCGACGCGAGCGTCATCCCCGTGAGCGCTGAGCTGTCCTTCCGGACGTCGGACCCGTACACGGTGCGCGCGGTCTTCACCGGCCCGCACACCATGTCGACCTGGCTCATCGGCCGCGAGCTGCTCTCCATGGGCATGCACGCGGCATCCGACGCGCCTGCCGGAAGTGGCGACGTCCAGGTGTGGCGGGACGAGGATCCCGACTACGCACTCGTGTCGCTGAGCGGAGTGGAGGGCAGCGCGCTGCTCGCCGCCCCCAGCGAGCCCATCGTCCGGTTCCTCGCCCGCACCGAGGAGCTCGTGCCGCTGGGAGCGGAGAGCGACCGCATGGAGGCGGAGATCTCGGCGTTCATCGCCGCGCTCCTCACCGCCTGA
- a CDS encoding aminotransferase class IV, which yields MSVVIWTDGRLHAPTDRILTGVDHGVTVGDGVFETCAVYGGRAFALTRHLRRLERSAAGLGLPAPDEDVVREAVAAVLGAAPDAGRLRLTFTGGPGPLGSHRDAPDAQRPTLVALAGPATRAATSRAVRVPWVRNERSATAGLKTTSYAENVVALAEAHRRGADEALLANTVGMLCEGTGSNVVVERDGELVTPPLSSGCLAGITRELLLEWGADAGLPVREAAADELPYDVLDDVLAGRAQLALTGSIRNVSPVSALDEQDVVPGPLSRAAAELFQARALDDLDP from the coding sequence ATGAGCGTCGTGATCTGGACGGACGGCCGGCTGCACGCACCCACGGACCGGATCCTGACCGGTGTCGACCACGGCGTGACCGTCGGTGACGGCGTCTTCGAGACGTGCGCGGTGTACGGCGGGCGCGCCTTCGCGCTCACGCGGCACCTGCGCCGGCTCGAGCGGTCGGCGGCGGGTCTCGGCCTGCCCGCGCCCGACGAGGACGTCGTGCGGGAGGCGGTCGCCGCGGTCCTCGGCGCCGCGCCCGACGCGGGACGGCTGCGCCTGACGTTCACCGGCGGACCCGGGCCGCTCGGGTCGCACCGTGACGCGCCCGACGCGCAGCGCCCGACGCTCGTCGCGCTCGCCGGGCCGGCCACGCGCGCCGCGACGAGCCGCGCGGTACGCGTGCCGTGGGTGCGCAACGAGCGGTCGGCGACCGCCGGGCTCAAGACGACGTCCTACGCGGAGAACGTCGTCGCGCTGGCCGAGGCGCACCGCCGCGGCGCCGACGAGGCCCTGCTCGCCAACACGGTCGGCATGCTGTGCGAGGGGACGGGGTCGAACGTCGTCGTGGAGCGGGACGGCGAGCTCGTGACGCCCCCGCTGTCCAGCGGGTGCCTCGCGGGGATCACGCGCGAGCTGCTGCTCGAGTGGGGCGCCGACGCCGGGCTGCCGGTGCGCGAGGCCGCCGCGGACGAGCTGCCGTACGACGTGCTCGACGACGTGCTGGCGGGCCGTGCGCAGCTCGCGCTCACCGGCTCGATCCGCAACGTGTCGCCCGTGAGCGCGCTCGACGAGCAGGACGTCGTGCCCGGGCCGCTGTCGCGGGCGGCCGCCGAGCTGTTCCAGGCGCGCGCGCTCGACGACCTCGACCCGTGA
- a CDS encoding chorismate-binding protein, with product MPETAASARFAGLRLGDLVESVDVREHPERLAEPGWWVLVGEFEGRVRAWRFADARPAPSRADRTWLGPHATGWSSSLGRDAYVAAVETVRAHVREGDVYQANLCRVLTAELGSVDDVPDAAALADVLAAGNPAPYAGYVHVPRGADEDGVWVVTASPELFLRVQDGVVTSAPIKGTATTRDGLTPKDVAENVMITDLVRNDLQRVCEPGTVEVTTLLGVEEHPGLVHLVSTVQGVLTRRHRAVRALWPALLEATFPPGSVSGAPKSSALGIIDALEPVPRGPYCGLVGWSHVAPDGEVRAELAVGIRTFWWEPDDDGRGRLRFGTGAGITWGSDASAEWAETELKAARLVALASRT from the coding sequence GTGCCCGAGACAGCAGCCAGTGCCCGGTTCGCCGGTCTGCGCCTCGGCGACCTCGTCGAGAGCGTGGACGTGCGCGAGCACCCCGAACGGCTCGCCGAGCCCGGGTGGTGGGTGCTGGTCGGGGAGTTCGAGGGCCGAGTGCGCGCCTGGCGGTTCGCGGACGCGCGTCCCGCCCCCTCGCGCGCGGACCGGACGTGGCTCGGGCCGCACGCAACGGGCTGGTCGAGCTCCCTGGGCCGCGACGCGTACGTCGCGGCCGTCGAGACCGTGCGCGCGCACGTGCGCGAGGGCGACGTCTACCAGGCGAACCTCTGCCGCGTGCTCACGGCGGAGCTCGGGTCCGTCGACGACGTCCCCGACGCGGCCGCGCTCGCTGACGTCCTGGCTGCCGGCAACCCCGCGCCGTACGCGGGCTACGTGCACGTCCCGCGCGGTGCCGACGAGGACGGCGTGTGGGTCGTGACGGCGTCGCCCGAGCTGTTCCTGCGGGTGCAGGACGGCGTGGTGACCTCGGCGCCGATCAAGGGGACCGCGACGACGCGCGACGGGTTGACCCCCAAGGACGTCGCCGAGAACGTGATGATCACCGACCTCGTGCGCAACGACCTGCAGCGCGTGTGCGAGCCGGGCACGGTGGAGGTCACGACGCTCCTGGGCGTCGAGGAGCACCCGGGTCTCGTGCACCTCGTGTCGACCGTGCAGGGCGTGCTGACCCGTCGGCACCGGGCGGTCCGCGCTCTGTGGCCGGCGCTCCTGGAGGCGACGTTCCCGCCCGGCTCGGTGTCCGGCGCGCCGAAGTCCTCGGCGCTGGGCATCATCGACGCGCTCGAGCCCGTCCCCCGCGGGCCGTACTGCGGGCTCGTCGGGTGGTCGCACGTCGCGCCCGACGGGGAAGTGCGAGCCGAGCTCGCGGTGGGCATCCGGACGTTCTGGTGGGAGCCCGACGACGACGGCCGGGGCCGGCTGCGGTTCGGCACCGGGGCCGGCATCACGTGGGGGAGCGACGCGAGTGCCGAGTGGGCCGAGACGGAGCTCAAGGCCGCGCGGCTCGTCGCGCTCGCGTCGCGGACGTGA
- a CDS encoding lysylphosphatidylglycerol synthase domain-containing protein, giving the protein MSAPEPDVPAADGSRAWWRGRAVRAGAWVVVAACAWFAVQRLVGAVDWRAVADAFTHVPAAVVGPLVGLLLVRQALNAVPLACYVENLSLSRSLQNDLAAYLVGSFTPPPADMAVRVAMFRAWRVDSAQGLAGVGLNTATFYAVRFGVPVVGVALLALGDGVERRQVVATVLCALVAAACFVALALLLRSAALAAWMGRSAARVVARVRRGVDPESWAVYLTDLRERTADRLRTGLVPSLLALLGMVVVDGLMLHVTLRAVGVPASALSLVDVLAVFLVAYPLTLLPLFGLGVMDAVLVGAWTTVAGAAFEPDLVAATLAWRALTLVGPLLMGLVVVAAWRWRDRDGATTDVGAR; this is encoded by the coding sequence GTGAGCGCACCAGAACCCGACGTGCCGGCAGCAGACGGGTCGCGGGCCTGGTGGCGCGGCCGTGCGGTGCGTGCCGGGGCGTGGGTCGTCGTGGCGGCGTGCGCGTGGTTCGCGGTGCAGCGGCTCGTCGGTGCGGTCGACTGGCGCGCGGTCGCCGACGCGTTCACGCACGTGCCGGCGGCCGTGGTCGGGCCGCTCGTCGGCCTGCTGCTCGTGCGGCAGGCGCTCAACGCCGTCCCGCTCGCGTGCTACGTCGAGAACCTGAGCCTGTCGCGCTCGCTGCAGAACGACCTCGCCGCGTACCTCGTCGGGAGCTTCACGCCACCGCCCGCCGACATGGCCGTGCGCGTCGCGATGTTCCGGGCGTGGCGGGTCGACTCGGCACAGGGTCTCGCGGGTGTGGGGCTGAACACCGCGACGTTCTACGCGGTGCGGTTCGGGGTCCCCGTCGTCGGGGTCGCGCTCCTGGCGCTGGGGGACGGCGTCGAGCGGCGCCAGGTCGTCGCCACCGTGCTGTGCGCGCTCGTCGCGGCCGCGTGCTTCGTCGCGCTGGCGCTGCTGCTGCGCTCGGCCGCGCTCGCCGCGTGGATGGGACGCAGCGCCGCGCGCGTCGTCGCCCGGGTGCGGCGCGGCGTGGACCCCGAGTCGTGGGCGGTCTACCTCACCGACCTGCGCGAGCGCACGGCCGACCGGCTGCGTACGGGGCTCGTCCCGTCACTGCTCGCGCTGCTCGGGATGGTCGTCGTCGACGGCCTCATGCTGCACGTCACGCTCCGGGCGGTCGGGGTGCCCGCCTCGGCGCTGTCCCTGGTCGACGTGCTCGCCGTGTTCCTGGTGGCCTACCCGCTGACGCTGCTGCCCCTGTTCGGTCTCGGGGTGATGGACGCGGTGCTCGTGGGGGCGTGGACGACGGTCGCGGGTGCGGCCTTCGAGCCGGACCTCGTGGCCGCGACGCTCGCGTGGCGGGCCCTGACGCTCGTCGGACCGCTCCTGATGGGGCTGGTGGTCGTGGCGGCGTGGCGGTGGCGCGACCGGGACGGCGCGACCACGGACGTCGGCGCCCGCTGA
- a CDS encoding beta-phosphoglucomutase family hydrolase — MPSPVDPRDFDAVLFDLDGVLTTTRTVHAAAWKSMFDEFLAEWDAAHGTHLPRFDERSDYAAAVDGKTRETGVRDFLASRGIALPPGQPDSPPDERSEWGLGNRKQLLVEDEIARNGVEAFPGSVAWVRELREAGLRTAVVSSSRNCAAVLEAAGIANLFDARVDGETVLELGLPGKPAPDGFLEGARRVGVVPRRAVVVEDAVAGVAAGRAGGFGLVIGVNRDDHTAALLANGADLVVDDLGELLAAPDDAVHRSGPRRHHLMAAARRIVASSSDYPTDPWRVVETRYNPEYVEQTETIFALANGYLGIRGGFEEGVPAATPGTLLNGFHETWPIVYPEPAFGFATTGQTILPVPDGTVLRLLVDEEPVTCATTEVDEFERTLDMRRGVLTRAVVYRLRDGRRLRVRTERLVSLARRHLACVRYEVTALDAPARLLVASELVTPVLAVHDDDVAQDPRRTRTLSHGGLREDVEQVDGLHVVRTYRTHSSGLAVAAAMDHELDAPGATHVRTSVDPARATVVVELDAQVGVPVGLTKWLGYHYGAEECTVLADRATLTVHQARAAGRAVVVAEHEREVAEFWGRSEVVWEGAAAAQQALHVSQFALLQASWRSEGHGVPSKGLTGTGYEGHYFWDTEAYLLPFLVHTSPDVARSLLMHRVRMLPDARRRAAAVGCSGALFPWRTINGEEASAYYAAGTAQYHIDADVAYALEQYVEVTGDVELLFEHGAELLVETARMWVDLGFFSERHDGRFVIHKVTGPDEYSTVVDNNLYTNLMAAENMRAAADAVARLRAESPVHLQRLVERVGLREDEEARWRAAAERIYVPYDERVGVHLQDENFLELPVWDFAATPEDRYPLLLHFHPLTIYRHQVIKQADVVLATVLLPDRFTAEERRRIFDYYDALTTGDSSLSECIQAIAAVDVGKYRTAEEYLVDAVAVDVADTAGNLGDGVHVASAGGTWMALVQGFAGYRWRGTRFNPMLPTRGRGLRFPLRIRGSVLEVSIEPRRVTYTVLSGPPVTGQHRDEPFTAALGAPVSFTGVFQTSDGAPADDGGTSGPAPARPPEPTVRA; from the coding sequence ATGCCCTCGCCCGTCGACCCACGCGACTTCGACGCGGTCCTCTTCGACCTCGACGGCGTCCTGACGACCACCCGCACGGTGCACGCGGCCGCGTGGAAGTCGATGTTCGACGAGTTCCTGGCGGAGTGGGACGCGGCCCACGGCACGCACCTGCCCCGCTTCGACGAGCGGTCCGACTACGCCGCCGCGGTGGACGGCAAGACCCGCGAGACCGGCGTCCGCGACTTCCTCGCGTCCCGCGGCATCGCGCTGCCGCCCGGACAGCCCGACTCGCCACCCGACGAGCGGTCGGAGTGGGGGCTCGGCAACCGCAAGCAGCTGCTGGTCGAGGACGAGATCGCGCGCAACGGCGTCGAGGCGTTCCCCGGTTCGGTCGCGTGGGTGCGCGAGCTGCGCGAGGCGGGCCTGCGCACCGCGGTCGTCTCGAGCAGCCGCAACTGCGCCGCCGTGCTGGAGGCTGCGGGGATCGCCAACCTCTTCGACGCCCGGGTGGACGGCGAGACCGTGCTCGAGCTCGGGCTGCCCGGAAAGCCGGCACCGGACGGCTTCCTCGAGGGCGCGCGTCGCGTGGGCGTCGTGCCGCGGCGCGCGGTCGTCGTCGAGGACGCTGTCGCCGGGGTCGCCGCAGGCAGGGCCGGCGGCTTCGGGCTCGTCATCGGCGTCAACCGTGACGACCACACGGCCGCGCTGCTCGCGAACGGCGCGGACCTCGTCGTCGACGACCTCGGCGAGCTCCTCGCGGCTCCCGACGACGCGGTGCACCGCTCGGGTCCGCGCCGGCACCACCTGATGGCCGCGGCGCGACGGATCGTGGCGTCGTCGTCGGACTACCCCACCGACCCGTGGCGGGTGGTCGAGACCCGGTACAACCCCGAGTACGTCGAGCAGACCGAGACCATCTTCGCGCTCGCGAACGGCTACCTCGGCATCCGTGGCGGCTTCGAGGAGGGCGTGCCGGCGGCCACGCCGGGCACGCTGCTCAACGGCTTCCACGAGACGTGGCCGATCGTCTACCCCGAACCCGCGTTCGGCTTCGCGACGACCGGGCAGACGATCCTGCCCGTCCCGGACGGCACGGTCCTGCGGCTCCTCGTCGACGAGGAGCCGGTGACGTGCGCGACGACGGAGGTCGACGAGTTCGAGCGCACGCTCGACATGCGGCGCGGCGTGCTCACCCGCGCGGTCGTCTACCGCCTGCGGGACGGTCGACGGCTCCGCGTGCGCACCGAGCGGCTCGTCTCGCTCGCGCGTCGCCACCTCGCCTGCGTGCGCTACGAGGTCACCGCCCTCGACGCGCCGGCGCGGCTCCTGGTCGCCTCCGAGCTCGTCACGCCGGTCCTCGCCGTGCACGACGACGACGTCGCGCAGGACCCGCGCCGCACGCGCACGCTGTCGCACGGCGGGCTCCGCGAGGACGTCGAGCAGGTCGACGGCCTGCACGTGGTGCGCACGTACCGCACGCACAGCAGCGGGCTCGCGGTCGCCGCCGCCATGGACCACGAGCTCGACGCTCCCGGCGCCACGCACGTGCGCACGTCGGTCGACCCGGCGCGCGCGACCGTGGTGGTCGAGCTGGACGCGCAGGTGGGAGTCCCGGTCGGGCTCACCAAGTGGCTGGGCTACCACTACGGAGCCGAGGAGTGCACGGTGCTGGCCGACCGGGCCACCCTCACGGTCCACCAGGCGCGCGCCGCGGGCCGTGCGGTGGTCGTCGCGGAGCACGAGCGGGAGGTCGCCGAGTTCTGGGGCCGCAGCGAGGTCGTGTGGGAGGGCGCCGCCGCGGCGCAGCAGGCGCTGCACGTCAGCCAGTTCGCCCTGCTCCAGGCGTCCTGGCGCAGCGAGGGGCACGGCGTGCCGTCCAAGGGCCTCACCGGGACGGGGTACGAGGGGCACTACTTCTGGGACACCGAGGCGTACCTGCTGCCGTTCCTCGTGCACACCTCTCCCGACGTGGCGCGGAGCCTGCTGATGCACCGCGTGCGCATGCTCCCGGACGCGCGTCGCCGTGCCGCAGCGGTCGGGTGCTCGGGAGCGCTGTTCCCGTGGCGCACGATCAACGGCGAGGAGGCCTCCGCGTACTACGCCGCGGGCACGGCGCAGTACCACATCGACGCCGACGTCGCGTACGCGCTCGAGCAGTACGTCGAGGTCACGGGCGACGTCGAGCTGCTGTTCGAGCACGGCGCCGAGCTGCTCGTCGAGACCGCCCGCATGTGGGTCGACCTCGGCTTCTTCTCCGAGCGGCACGACGGCCGGTTCGTGATCCACAAGGTCACCGGACCGGACGAGTACTCCACCGTCGTCGACAACAACCTCTACACGAACCTCATGGCCGCCGAGAACATGCGGGCCGCCGCCGACGCCGTGGCCCGGCTGCGCGCGGAGTCACCCGTGCACCTCCAGCGGCTCGTGGAGCGCGTCGGCCTGCGCGAGGACGAGGAGGCCCGGTGGCGAGCCGCCGCCGAGCGGATCTACGTGCCGTACGACGAGCGGGTGGGCGTGCACCTGCAGGACGAGAACTTCCTCGAGCTGCCGGTGTGGGACTTCGCCGCGACGCCGGAGGACCGCTACCCGCTCCTGCTGCACTTCCACCCGCTCACCATCTACCGGCACCAGGTCATCAAGCAGGCCGACGTGGTGCTCGCGACGGTGCTGCTGCCCGACCGCTTCACGGCCGAGGAGCGCCGGCGCATCTTCGACTACTACGACGCGCTGACGACCGGCGACTCCTCGCTGTCCGAGTGCATCCAGGCGATCGCGGCCGTCGACGTCGGCAAGTACCGGACCGCCGAGGAGTACCTGGTCGACGCGGTCGCGGTGGACGTGGCGGACACCGCCGGCAACCTGGGCGACGGCGTGCACGTCGCGTCGGCGGGCGGGACGTGGATGGCGCTCGTCCAGGGCTTCGCCGGCTACCGGTGGCGAGGCACTCGCTTCAACCCGATGCTCCCCACCCGCGGGCGGGGGCTGCGGTTCCCGCTGCGGATCCGCGGCTCGGTGCTCGAGGTGAGCATCGAACCGCGACGCGTCACCTACACGGTGCTGAGCGGCCCGCCGGTGACCGGGCAGCACCGCGACGAGCCCTTCACAGCCGCGCTGGGTGCACCGGTCTCGTTCACGGGCGTGTTCCAGACGAGCGACGGCGCGCCCGCCGACGACGGCGGCACCTCGGGCCCGGCGCCGGCCCGGCCGCCCGAGCCCACCGTCCGGGCGTGA